Proteins encoded by one window of Acidobacteriota bacterium:
- a CDS encoding OsmC family protein: MSEYVARVSWKRGADEPYIDNKYSRAHQWSFDGGQTVEASSSPHIVPLPYSTEVGVDPEEAFVASLSSCHMLFFMAIAAKQRYVIDRYVDNPVGVVEKDADGKMSMTTVKLRPEVVFSGERQPDRAVLEKLHNSAHKRCFIANSVKTSVTVEIP, encoded by the coding sequence ATGTCGGAGTATGTAGCACGAGTCTCATGGAAGCGCGGCGCAGACGAGCCGTACATCGATAACAAGTACAGTCGAGCCCACCAGTGGAGTTTCGACGGTGGGCAGACGGTCGAGGCATCCTCGTCTCCGCATATCGTGCCGTTGCCGTACTCGACAGAAGTGGGTGTCGACCCGGAAGAAGCGTTCGTCGCATCGCTGTCGAGTTGTCACATGCTGTTCTTCATGGCGATCGCAGCGAAGCAGCGCTACGTCATCGACCGCTACGTGGACAATCCCGTTGGGGTAGTTGAGAAGGACGCCGACGGCAAGATGTCAATGACCACAGTCAAGCTCCGGCCAGAAGTGGTGTTCTCGGGCGAGAGGCAACCGGATCGGGCGGTTCTTGAGAAGCTGCACAACTCGGCACACAAGAGGTGCTTCATTGCCAATTCCGTCAAGACTTCCGTGACAGTCGAGATCCCATGA
- a CDS encoding DUF3179 domain-containing protein: MADRKRVLDFRSGGWVLWVALALSLVVSSWRVVPMLRSGDGAVGDGRTVESYGFEVGSFTLDRSVLVAGGVPKDGIPALDNPPTMAVAEMATFNEEHRGSFLVSEDRVIVVQVGETVRGYPIRMMNWHELVNDTLDGRPILVTYHPLCDSVVAYDRTVADRILRFGHSGLLWNSNALYYDREASDGAPSLWSQLLGRAVSGPAAERGDSLAALPTLLTTYAEFASEFPEATVLRPAEDKLRRYQRRPYDNYLRTGKLRFPVTPAADPDWRIRMQRFARMVGPGESVTVGPAEDFPTTTLLGRTDIDVRYGLQFAIVGVLGESD; the protein is encoded by the coding sequence ATGGCTGATCGCAAGCGTGTCCTGGACTTCCGCAGCGGCGGCTGGGTCCTTTGGGTCGCTCTGGCGTTGTCGCTTGTCGTCTCCAGCTGGCGCGTGGTGCCGATGCTGCGCTCCGGCGATGGGGCCGTCGGCGATGGGCGCACGGTGGAGAGCTATGGGTTCGAGGTGGGAAGTTTCACCCTGGACCGATCGGTGCTGGTCGCCGGCGGCGTCCCGAAGGACGGCATTCCCGCGCTGGACAATCCGCCGACGATGGCGGTGGCGGAGATGGCCACGTTCAACGAAGAACATCGTGGCAGCTTCCTGGTCTCCGAAGATCGGGTGATCGTGGTGCAAGTCGGCGAAACGGTGCGTGGCTATCCGATTCGAATGATGAACTGGCACGAACTTGTCAACGACACGCTGGACGGTCGACCGATCCTGGTGACCTACCACCCGCTCTGTGACAGCGTCGTCGCCTATGACCGCACGGTGGCTGATCGTATCCTGCGGTTCGGGCATAGCGGGTTGCTATGGAACTCCAATGCGCTCTACTACGATCGCGAGGCTTCGGATGGCGCCCCGAGCCTGTGGAGTCAGCTACTGGGACGGGCCGTTTCCGGGCCCGCCGCGGAACGTGGGGACTCGCTGGCTGCGTTGCCGACGCTGCTGACGACCTACGCCGAGTTCGCGTCTGAGTTTCCCGAGGCGACGGTGCTGAGACCGGCGGAAGACAAGCTCAGGCGCTACCAGCGACGACCGTACGACAACTATCTCCGAACGGGAAAGCTGCGGTTCCCTGTGACTCCAGCGGCGGATCCCGATTGGCGGATACGCATGCAGCGGTTCGCGCGGATGGTGGGGCCTGGGGAAAGCGTGACAGTGGGACCTGCGGAGGACTTTCCCACAACCACCCTGCTGGGACGGACCGATATCGACGTTCGCTACGGGTTACAGTTCGCGATCGTGGGTGTGCTCGGGGAATCCGATTAG
- a CDS encoding DUF420 domain-containing protein encodes MKRSAFPLGIVLAAVVIVLVVYFVSGSAPTDESLSHRPRLHAILNGTCACLLLLGLFFIRRRRIGAHLTTMLLATGTSVAFLVSYLDYHRHAGATPFQGDGWSRPVYFGILLSHTVLAALVPPLVACLIWFAARKQFDRHRKLARWTLPVWIYVSVTGVLIYYMLYIAFAPN; translated from the coding sequence ATGAAACGCTCGGCCTTCCCGCTAGGGATCGTGCTGGCCGCCGTCGTGATCGTGCTTGTTGTCTACTTCGTGAGCGGGTCCGCGCCGACCGACGAGAGCCTCAGCCATCGCCCGCGACTCCACGCCATCCTCAACGGCACCTGCGCCTGTCTGCTGTTGCTGGGTCTGTTCTTCATCCGCCGACGCCGTATCGGCGCGCATCTGACGACCATGCTCCTTGCCACCGGGACGTCTGTTGCCTTCCTGGTCTCCTACCTGGACTACCACCGACACGCAGGTGCAACCCCGTTCCAGGGTGACGGCTGGTCCCGTCCGGTCTATTTCGGCATCCTGCTAAGCCACACGGTCCTGGCCGCGCTGGTCCCGCCGCTTGTCGCCTGTCTGATCTGGTTCGCCGCCCGCAAGCAATTCGACCGTCATCGCAAACTCGCGCGCTGGACCCTCCCGGTCTGGATCTATGTCTCGGTCACCGGCGTTCTGATTTACTACATGCTCTACATCGCGTTCGCGCCCAACTAA